From Daucus carota subsp. sativus chromosome 6, DH1 v3.0, whole genome shotgun sequence:
ACTGCCCTAGCAATGTGACCAAGTCCCTCCATGGTCCAGTAAGAATGTGGCACATCCACAAGCTTAATCCAGGTAGAAACCCTTTTAATGACATTCTTTTGAAATGTGGCTCCATCAGTCCAAGGAGCAAGATACAAACGCTTACCATTCATCTGAACTGACCCAAGAGCTAAAACCTTTTTCATATCAGCTTCTTCACCAAATCGAAAAGTATAAAACCCCTTAGAGTTGTAATAAACATTCTTGAGTCCACTGTTGGACCACAACTTGGTAGCTTGTTCTTTTACATATCGAAATTGCCAACTTGGACCAACAAAGTGTCCAatgcaacttgtggaccattgGCCACGAGCTTTCAACAAAAAAGCCCTAGGTAGCTCAAGAGTTGCAGTACCATCACCATTATCAGAAATCACACGAGGTGCATCTTTAAAAGCATCATCAAACTGCCCAGTAGGGTATTCATTATCCTTGACAATCTTAGACCATGTTAATCTGGGAACCGAAGAATCATTACAACTAGTGGACTCAGAACCCGAACCAGTAGAGCCATTAGAGATTCGTAAAATCCCATTTTGAATCTCAAAATTATCCTTTAAATCCTCTAGATTTTTAGCTTTTACAAACCCCAAATCATCAATATTTCTAGCATATTTAGAACTTTGAAAATTAACAAAGTCTTTCATAGAGAGGCCATTACGCTCAAGAAATGTACCTACATCAATCATGGTGCGTTGGTGTTTGATGGACTGAGATTGAGCTTGCAAATCAGCCACAGTGACAACCTCGCGCGCACACCGAGCATTTTCAGGCGCAGACACCGTACGCGCAGCCTCGCGCATATCTCGAGCGCTACCAGGCGCAGGCGCCCCACGCGCTTCCACCGGAGATACACTGCGCACACCCTGAGTGACCTGAGCAACAGAGTCACTAGAGCTCGCAGCTTCAACAGTATTACCCAATAGAACATCAGCTGGCATTTGAGCATATAAATCAAAGGAAGAATGGTCCTGGACATCATCCACAGCCATTAAAGGAACATTTTCATCACTAGAGGCAAGAGGCACAATGTTTAAAGGCGGCGAAGCCACCTCAGGCATATCATCGAGCACCATAGGAGCATTCTCAGGCACCACTGGAGCAACAAGCCCAGGAGGCGGAAGGGGGGGGAAATCGTCCATAAAGTAACAGATCGGAAAGGAAACACAGATGGGGAAGAAGAGCAGGTGAAGGGGGACAAGATGAGACAGGAGGTGAGAACCAACGCGCGCCGTCCGGGCGCCGGACGGGCACCTAGGGGCGCGGAGCGCGAAAAGTGTTTAGGCGGGAAGTTAGAGAGAAGGGAGAgcttctctctctagaaaagAAAGGGGCAACTAACTAACTAACTACGAGCTttttaactgcaacaacttaaatatacgctattggagctggaattaccgcggctgctggcaccagacttgccctccaatggatcctcgttaagggatttagattgtactcattccaattaccagactcaaagagcccggtattgttatttattgtcACTACCTCCCCGTGTCAGGATTGGGTAATTTGCGCGCCTGCTGCCTTCCTTGGATGTGGTAGCCGTTTCTCAGGCTCCCTCTCCGGAATCGAACCCTAATTCTCCGTCACCCGTCACCACCGTAGTAGGTGTCACAGGGGTAAGTTCTCACCCTTGAATTTTTCGCCCCTGCGCGGCCTGCCCTTGACCCAGCGCCCGCCAGCGCCCTGCTGCGCCCCTGTTGCGCCCACGCTGCGCCCTGCCCAAGAACAGTCAGCCTTTCCCCCACACAACCCAAGTGTGTGTAAGTGTGTTTGATTACCATGCAAATGtaaacacacaacaatataCAGGCCAAACAAGCCCAACCTTTATTGCCCCAACAATGAAAGGATTACAAACTCAACATATGCTTACAGACTTCCAACTGCCTAGCATATAAATACAAAGTGTATACTTACAGACTCCCACTGCCTAGCATACTAGATATTACAAGTGCAGATCCATTAGAACTTGTAATTCTACTCATACACCTATTGTGCATAATGATACACCCCCTGTGCATAATATTTAGAATGCCtatctaaatattatatatactccaGGCGCCCCCAAGGCGTTTCCCGCGCGCCCCAAGGCTCCAGCGCCCATGTAGCAGTTGTGGCAGTTACTAGCAGTTCCAAGCAGTTCCAAGCAGTTCCTGGCAGTTTCCTTTGCCCCACTCAGCCCTCTTTTTAGCCACATAACCCAGCCCACATTACCCACCAATTTGGGCCTTCAAGTCCATATGATTAGCCCACCAAAACACTTCTCAAGAGTGTCCAGGCGCCCATAGGACGCAGCCCAAGCGCCTATGTACGCAACTCCATTTTGGCCCAAGTGCCTCCCTCACTTGGCCTGAGCAACCTGCCCAATTTACTAAGCCCAAGACTCCAACTCTCTAGCACTTAGCTTCCAACAATTTACCCCAAGCATCCATCAGCCCGGGTTAATGCCACCCTTCAGGCGCCGTCGCCCAGTAGCGCCCTACCTGCGCTCTACCTGCGCCTGGTCGCTGCCCAGCTCAGCGACCGCCCTTGGAGTCGCCCCAACGCTCCAAGTCCAAATCCCACAAAACCACTCAAGGGT
This genomic window contains:
- the LOC135147099 gene encoding uncharacterized protein LOC135147099; translated protein: MDDFPPLPPPGLVAPVVPENAPMVLDDMPEVASPPLNIVPLASSDENVPLMAVDDVQDHSSFDLYAQMPADVLLGNTVEAASSSDSVAQVTQGVRSVSPVEARGAPAPGSARDMREAARTVSAPENARCAREVVTVADLQAQSQSIKHQRTMIDVGTFLERNGLSMKDFVNFQSSKYARNIDDLGFVKAKNLEDLKDNFEIQNGILRISNGSTGSGSESTSCNDSSVPRLTWSKIVKDNEYPTGQFDDAFKDAPRVISDNGDGTATLELPRAFLLKARGQWSTSCIGHFVGPSWQFRYVKEQATKLWSNSGLKNVYYNSKGFYTFRFGEEADMKKVLALGSVQMNGKRLYLAPWTDGATFQKNVIKRVSTWIKLVDVPHSYWTMEGLGHIARAVGEPISLDKQTSTFNPMKYAGVLVEIQYGASFPKAVWVPVLEDDNCDIVKVKVGIEYSSVPQSCSFCKAFGHYDSRCEKNPSYVKPPTKEKAPVNKGKGKVDASTGHPVEPLSSKKVPENSKVPKENPAKVAHNTGTFNQFSVLEEGEIGASAETVILDISEPLETNCVHEIDAPVMPHGAPVVPLDCPAVVEPVSAPGAPLATASAPVVPQMSPRVSAPDSAPVAPLECSRDAEPVNAPVAPLGCPEDVSVANMEMDVDQPHVFEVVFALPAATTPPRCPPVARSSDAPPVLESPKNKRKKGRAKGQNGPFFTDSAQTSPPLSTPSKRGKNVDEDGFTQVESKRSLRSRGKVTNPTVSQ